TAATGAAAATCGCTGCTCCGAGTCTATCTCCGCCCTAAAGGACGGAGTATTACGACTCAGTCGCTTATCGCGATTTTCAGATTGCGTGCTATCGACCTAAAGGTCGGGGTATTAAACCCCCTTCGCTAGCGCGCAATAACAAATGAAGAATTTCCAGTAGATAAATATGCCTTTGAATTAAAATTATATCAGCAGGCTATAATTGAAAAAGATAATTACCTCGATCATAGCTACGGGTTCTTTGAAAACTACTACGAAAAGGGATCGAAGAAGGATTTCGTAACGAGCGTACCCCTTCTACTAGAAGCAAAAAGAAAATAAACCCCCTATTGCATCGTTACTGCAATGCATGACTCAGCAGACGCGCCCCATTTGTATCACGTAGGAGCAATTAATACTGCAGAACTTTCTATCGAACTACTTTACAGAGAATTTCACAATAAAAATTCGGATAAAATAGATGAATTGAGGCGTATGTACAATTCCAAAATAACCAGTATAACTGGAAGTAAAACTCCTGAAAGCTGGGCAAACACAATAGAAAGAATAGTGAAATAATAATGATTAAACAATCAGCAGGCAACACGCTCAACAAGACAAAAATTCAAAAAAGACATGTCTAAATACTTAAAGGGACAATACTATGAAAATGATAAATTTATAGCAATAGTAGGAAATCCAAAATAATCACAGAAACAATTAAAAACAAACAAAGAAACTTAACATATAATGGCATTAAAAACGGAGAAACCAGAAGAAATCAAGGATTTTAAGGGATTCAAACTTGACAGATTCCAAATAGAAGCAATTCAAAGTATAGAAAAAAACAATTCAGTCGTAGTTAGCGCTGCAACAGGCACAGGAAAAACACTAATAGCGGACTACATCATCGATAAATGTCTTAAAGAAAAGGAAAAAGTAATCTACACAGCGCCAATAAAAGCACTATCTAATCAAAAATATCGAGATTTTAAAAAACAATACGGAGAAGAAAACGTAGGAATAATGACAGGAGACGTAACAATAAACCCTGAAGCTCCAATAAAAATAATGACGACCGAAATATACAGAAACATGCTCTTAGCAAAAGACCCAGAAACCGAAAAATTGCCATATGTAATATTTGACGAAATACACTATTTAGGAGACATAGAAAGAGGAACTGTGTGGGAAGAATCAGTCATTTTCAGTCATGAAAATACGCGCTTCTTATGCTTAAGCGCAACAATTCCTAACGCGCGACAATTCGCGAATTGGATAGAACACATAAAAAAACACACAGTAGACGTTGTAACAGAAAAAAAAAGAGCGGTACCACTCACACATCAATTTTACGATGACGAAAAAGGATTCGCAACACTAAAAGAAATACAAGAACTAAAAGAACTAGATAAATATCCAAAATACCACAAAGCTTTCAAAAATAAAAAAAGATACTTAGAAGAATTAAAAAAAAGAAAAAAGAAAGGATACCTAGACCTAATACACGAATTAGAAACAAAAAACAATTTACCCTGCATATACTTCTGCTTCTCAAGAATGTTAACACAAAAAAAAGCAGAACTACTAAAAACTAAAAAAAATTACTTAACCGCAGAACAAACAACAAAAGTAACAAAATATGTCAGAGAAAAACTAAATGAATCAGACGAATCCGTAAAAAGACTGGAAACAACAAAAATACTAAGAGAATGTCTAAAAAATGGAATAGCATTCCATAATGCAGGAATACTACCAGTACTAAAAGAAATAGTAGAAGAACTATTTGCACAAGGACTAATAAAAGCTCTTTTTGCAACAGAAACATTCGCAGTAGGAATAAACATGCCTGCAAAAACAGTATGCTTTGACTCGCTAGAAAAATTCGACGGAATACAATTTCGCTATCTTAACTCAAAAGAATACTTCCAACTAGCAGGAAGAGCAGGAAGAAGAGGAATAGACAAACAAGGATACGCAATAAGCATGATTGACAGACAATTTTCAGACTTAAAAAAAATAGAAAAAATCACAGACTCAGACTCTGAACCACTAATAAGCCAATTCAAACTAAGCTTTAACACCGTACTAAACATGGTACACTCCCACACAGAAGAAGAAATCGCAGTAATATTACAATCATCCCTATTCAGCTATCAACAAACAGGAAGACAAAGCAGCCAAAGAATAATAAACAGCTTCAACAAAAAAAAGAAAAAACTCTACCAACTAGGATACATATTAAAAGGACTAAATGGGGACGAACTAACAGAAAAAGGACTATTCGCAATGAGAATATACACAATGGAAATACTAACAACAGAAATTTTCTGCTCATCATTAACACCAAAACTCACAAACATAGAAATTTTTTTGATTGTAGGAAGAATAACTTATGAAGAAAGAAAAAACATAAAATTCAAAGGAAAAGATAAAACAACATCAAATAAAATATACAAAAAACTACAAAACTACAACTACCCACAACAATTCTTCAAAGAAAACCCAATATATACTATAGAACCATTTCTAAAATCATGGTACGAAGGATGCGAATTTGAAGAACTATTAAACCTAACAACCATGCCCGAAGGAGACATAGTAAGATACATAAGACAAACACTAGACTTAATGCAACAAATACAACACGCAACACTAAATAGTGAATTAAAAGAAAAAATAAAAGAAATACAACAAAAAATTGACAGAGACGTAATAGCTGTAAGATTTTAAAAAAAATACGAACCAAAACGCTAGTAAAAAATAATGACTGCCAAAACAAAAAAGTACTCTGAAAAAAAATAAAAAATGAACGACCTAAAAGAACTACAAAAAATAAAAGAAATAATAAAAACAACACAAAAACATATAGAAAACCAAGCAATAAAAAAACAAAGACAAACAGAAAAACTAAAAAATAATAAAAAATACGACTTTGAAGAATTATATACCTCCACAAACACACACTACTTATTCTCAGAACACACAGAAAAAGTAATAACAAAAATACTGGAAACAACAACAAAAGAACCACAAAACAAAGAAACAGAAGAAATACAAACGACGCTGGAAACAATAAAAGAAAGACTAAAACTAGTAAACAAAATACTAAAACAACAAAAAAATGCGTTAGAACAAAAAAATACAGAAGAATACTTGGATTTATACGAACAAGAAAAAATAATTGATGAAGGAACAATAAACAACTACGAACCAAAATTAACAAAATACAAAATAAAAATACCAAGAAAAACAATACTAAAAACAACACTAACTATTCTACTATTAATAAGCGCAATAACAAACACAAACGCACAAACACCACAAATAAACCAAACAAAAATAGAAAATATAAAAGAAACTACAGCAAGAAAAGCAATTTTGATAGTAGATATGCAAGAACATTACTTAAATGAATTAAACAAAAAAGAACTACAAAAAGAATTACAGAACCAAATAAAAATAATAAAAGAAGCAGTAAAACAAAACATTCCAATAATAACACTAAAAATGGCAGGAAAAGGAGAAACAATAAAAGAAATAAAAAACACAATACCAAATACAAAAAATAACAAAGAAATAAAAAAATACGATTCAAACGGATTTAATGTCAGAGAACTAAACCACACACTAAATAAATTAGGTGTAACCGAAATAATAATAATGGGGACGAATGCATCAAGCTGCGTATTATGGACTTCCGTTGGAGCAATAGAACACAAATACAAAATAACAACAACAAAAGAAATAATACTAGACTCCCCAGAATGGCACAATGCAAACAAAGAACAAAATTTAGAAGCAGAAAGACTAGACTTCTACAAAAAATACACGAATTACAAAGAAAATACAAATCAAATAATAGAACAACTAAGACAACCAAACACGGACCCTGACAAAAAATACTTATCCAAAGAAATATAAAAACATCAAGAAAATAAATTTGAAACAAGTACAAAAATCAGATTATATCTTCTTCTGCAACAACACTAAAATTTTAAGAAAAAAAAATTCGCTAATTGCAAAATCAGATTATATCTTCTTCTGCAACAACTAAGAAATCACCCATAGCAATAACAGCAGAAAAAGGAATCAACTGCTCACCAGTCTTTGTTTTTTCTAACTCCAATTTCTTAGCATACTGAGTAGGATCTCCCAAAACAATATGGATCAACTCGCCAGAACCAGTTTCAAAAACCAAATCCTGAACAATTCCAAAAGTTTTACCTGTCTTTGAAACCACAGTCTTATTAATCAATTGCTTTGAATATTTCTTCTCATCTTCTTCCATGATAAACACCCTCTACTACTTGAATATGATAATAAATACAAAAATATATGACTATATAAAGGTTTTGATTAAAAACACAAAAAAAACTACTTCAAATCAGGATAAGCATCATCTAACAAAACCCTATTTTCCTCTAATTTTTCTCTTAAAGGCGAAATAAAGCTTATAATCTCAGAGCTCAACCCCTGCTTTAAATCAATACTGGAAAGTTCCTTAGAAGCAAAAGCTGCCTCCACAGAATCATAAGACTCAAACTCAACCCTCCCACCATACTGCTCAGGCCTATCAATCACAAAATTCCTACCTTCTCTTTCAAGTTGCTTAAAAATAACAAATTTCAACATTGCAAGTAAACCATTACCCTCAGGATTACCATCAACAGAAAAAGCCTTATTAATCTTGCTCCTAATAATTTTATCAGAATCATCAAAATCAATCTTACTATTAGGCTCAGAAGAACTCATCTTACCACTCTCACCTAGACCTGGAACAAGATAATTCATCAAATGAATCCTCTTCTCATAACCAATCTTAGGCAAAAACTCACGAGCAAACATAAAAATTTTTCTCTGATCAACCCCACCAAACTGAGCATCTACTTCTAAGTACTGCTCATCAAGCGCTTGAAGTATAGGATAAAGCAAACCAGACATTTTAGGAGTATCAGACTGCTTAACAACATCCGCACCCGCTTTCTGCGCACCCCTAGTACTTGCCAAAGCACTCAATTTATACATATCTAAAGTATATTTCTCCTGAAGCTGAAAATCAGTGCCCTTAACAAACTTCAACTTATCAAGAGGAACACCTATTAAAGACAGCATTTCTCTAATCAAAAACTCATAGAATTTAGTCCTTTTCGCTAATAATTCCCAATCAGTCTTCATATTATCAAGATAAGCATGAATATTAGCAAACAAAATAGTGACATGACAACCCGCCTCTAAAAAATCAGCAATCTTAAACATAGGAACAAAATACCCGAAGTGAGGAACACCTGTAGGCGCAGTACCCCAATAAACATTTAAATCCCGCTCACTAAGAATTTCTTTTATTTTATCCTCATCTACAACTTCTTGCAAATCCCTTACAATCAAATGATATTTTTTTTCCGAAACCATAAACAAAAGAAAAGAACAACTACTTTAAATTATTTTCTAGAAAAAAACCAAAAATTAAACAACATCTTTCAAACAACCATAATCAAATTCAGGATTCAACTTAAAACTAAGACCAGACCTCCAAGAAAAATCATCATAATTATTACTTCCCTTAACACCCTTTTTCTTCATCAAAAAACTCTGACGCTTATCAAAATCAGAAATAAACAACTCATTTTTAAAAAAATATTCATTAACAACACCAAAAAGATCTAAAGAAACTTCCGAAACACGCTTCCTAGAAACAATCTCAACATTAAAAACACGATCACTCTTATTTATATAAGAAAAAACACTAGCATCATCAAAGAAATAAAATCTACCCTTCACATCCCCAGAAAAAACAGATTTATTCACGCAACGAGGAAAATAACTCTTAAAAACACCATGAAAATGTTCAAACAAAGAATCCAAAGAATCCTGATCGGAAACAAAAACCTTCCTTTCAACAGGAACAAAACTAAAAAAATGAAATATATCAAAGACATACTCTGAATTTCTAGAAATTAAACCAGAATCCATAAAAAAAGTATATACAACACAGAATATATAAATATTATCTAAAAACCGAACAAAATGGACAAAAAATATTACCAAAAACTTCTAACAAAAATAATAACACAAAACGCAAAACGAGAAATAAAACCAAAATGCAAACACTTCAAAGAATGTGGTGGATGCGACTACCAAAACTACACACACCAAGACCAAATAAACGCAAAACGAAAGATCTTTGAAATAATGACAAAAAAATTCAAACTTCACGAATTATTCGAAAACCAAACCATGCA
The Candidatus Woesearchaeota archaeon DNA segment above includes these coding regions:
- a CDS encoding DEAD/DEAH box helicase encodes the protein MALKTEKPEEIKDFKGFKLDRFQIEAIQSIEKNNSVVVSAATGTGKTLIADYIIDKCLKEKEKVIYTAPIKALSNQKYRDFKKQYGEENVGIMTGDVTINPEAPIKIMTTEIYRNMLLAKDPETEKLPYVIFDEIHYLGDIERGTVWEESVIFSHENTRFLCLSATIPNARQFANWIEHIKKHTVDVVTEKKRAVPLTHQFYDDEKGFATLKEIQELKELDKYPKYHKAFKNKKRYLEELKKRKKKGYLDLIHELETKNNLPCIYFCFSRMLTQKKAELLKTKKNYLTAEQTTKVTKYVREKLNESDESVKRLETTKILRECLKNGIAFHNAGILPVLKEIVEELFAQGLIKALFATETFAVGINMPAKTVCFDSLEKFDGIQFRYLNSKEYFQLAGRAGRRGIDKQGYAISMIDRQFSDLKKIEKITDSDSEPLISQFKLSFNTVLNMVHSHTEEEIAVILQSSLFSYQQTGRQSSQRIINSFNKKKKKLYQLGYILKGLNGDELTEKGLFAMRIYTMEILTTEIFCSSLTPKLTNIEIFLIVGRITYEERKNIKFKGKDKTTSNKIYKKLQNYNYPQQFFKENPIYTIEPFLKSWYEGCEFEELLNLTTMPEGDIVRYIRQTLDLMQQIQHATLNSELKEKIKEIQQKIDRDVIAVRF
- a CDS encoding isochorismatase family protein, with protein sequence MNDLKELQKIKEIIKTTQKHIENQAIKKQRQTEKLKNNKKYDFEELYTSTNTHYLFSEHTEKVITKILETTTKEPQNKETEEIQTTLETIKERLKLVNKILKQQKNALEQKNTEEYLDLYEQEKIIDEGTINNYEPKLTKYKIKIPRKTILKTTLTILLLISAITNTNAQTPQINQTKIENIKETTARKAILIVDMQEHYLNELNKKELQKELQNQIKIIKEAVKQNIPIITLKMAGKGETIKEIKNTIPNTKNNKEIKKYDSNGFNVRELNHTLNKLGVTEIIIMGTNASSCVLWTSVGAIEHKYKITTTKEIILDSPEWHNANKEQNLEAERLDFYKKYTNYKENTNQIIEQLRQPNTDPDKKYLSKEI
- a CDS encoding PRC-barrel domain-containing protein, with the protein product MEEDEKKYSKQLINKTVVSKTGKTFGIVQDLVFETGSGELIHIVLGDPTQYAKKLELEKTKTGEQLIPFSAVIAMGDFLVVAEEDII
- a CDS encoding tyrosine--tRNA ligase, with product MVSEKKYHLIVRDLQEVVDEDKIKEILSERDLNVYWGTAPTGVPHFGYFVPMFKIADFLEAGCHVTILFANIHAYLDNMKTDWELLAKRTKFYEFLIREMLSLIGVPLDKLKFVKGTDFQLQEKYTLDMYKLSALASTRGAQKAGADVVKQSDTPKMSGLLYPILQALDEQYLEVDAQFGGVDQRKIFMFAREFLPKIGYEKRIHLMNYLVPGLGESGKMSSSEPNSKIDFDDSDKIIRSKINKAFSVDGNPEGNGLLAMLKFVIFKQLEREGRNFVIDRPEQYGGRVEFESYDSVEAAFASKELSSIDLKQGLSSEIISFISPLREKLEENRVLLDDAYPDLK